Proteins from a single region of Ziziphus jujuba cultivar Dongzao chromosome 1, ASM3175591v1:
- the LOC107412056 gene encoding xyloglucan endotransglucosylase/hydrolase protein 22: MALSFPSQMLFMMPLVVVGLFVEASAGNFNQDFDITWGDGRAKILNNGELLSLSLDKASGSGFQPNNEYLFGSIHMQLKLVLGNSAGTVTAYYLSSKGSTWNEIDFEFLGNLSGDPHILHTNVFSQGKGNREQQFYLWFDPTADFHTYSMLWNPQRIIFSVDGTPIREFKNAESIGVPFPKNQPMRIYSSLWNADDWATRGGLIKTDWTQAPFTASYRNFNAKACIWSTGSSSCSSSSSSSSNNSTSNGWLSEELDSTRQDRLKWVQKNYMIYNYCTDSKRFPQGFPRECNN; the protein is encoded by the exons ATGgccctttcttttccttctcaaATGCTGTTCATGATGCCTCTTGTAGTGGTTGGCCTTTTCGTGGAGGCCTCCGCAGGCAATTTCAACCAGGACTTTGACATCACATGGGGTGATGGCCGAGCTAAGATACTCAACAATGGAGaacttctttctctctcacttGACAAAGCCTCTGGTTCTGGTTTCCAGCCCAACAATGAGTATCTCTTCGGCAGCATCCATATGCAGCTCAAGCTTGTCCTTGGAAACTCTGCCGGAACTGTCACCGCCTATTAT TTATCCTCAAAAGGGTCAACATGGAATGAGATTGACTTTGAATTCTTAGGAAACCTGAGCGGTGATCCTCATATTCTTCATACTAATGTATTCAGCCAAGGTAAAGGAAACAGAGAGCAGCAATTCTACCTCTGGTTTGACCCAACTGCAGATTTCCATACCTATTCTATGCTTTGGAATCCACAGAGAATTAT TTTCTCAGTGGATGGTACTCCAATTAGGGAGTTCAAGAATGCTGAGTCAATTGGTGTTCCATTCCCAAAGAATCAGCCAATGAGAATATACTCTAGCCTATGGAATGCTGATGATTGGGCTACAAGAGGTGGGCTTATCAAAACTGATTGGACCCAAGCTCCATTCACTGCTTCATACAGGAACTTCAATGCCAAGGCATGTATTTGGTCCACCGGATCTTCTTCTTGCAGCagctcatcatcttcatcatccaatAATAGTACTAGTAATGGATGGCTCTCGGAAGAGCTTGATTCAACCAGACAAGACAGACTGAAGTGGGTGCAGAAGAACTACATGATCTATAATTATTGTACTGATTCAAAGAGATTTCCCCAAGGCTTCCCACGAGAGTGCAATAATTAG